One genomic window of Gossypium hirsutum isolate 1008001.06 chromosome D11, Gossypium_hirsutum_v2.1, whole genome shotgun sequence includes the following:
- the LOC107957426 gene encoding probable NAD(P)H dehydrogenase (quinone) FQR1-like 2, protein MGKGVGCVPSKKRQPSSAEGSAAATATATTATNNAPIEADEETHETASVAVNSTNAQSVTATLKIFIVYYSMYGHVEKLAKRMKKGVDGVEGVEAVLYRVPETLPADVLDHMKAPSKNPEVPEIKAAELAEADGVLFGFPTRFGCMAAQMKAFFDSSGQLWKEQTLAGKPAGFFVSTGTQGGGQEATAWTAITQLAHHGMLFVPIGYTFGAGMFKMDSIRGGSPYGAGVYAGDGTREPTETELGLAEHQGKYMAGVVKRLCQA, encoded by the exons ATGGGCAAAGGCGTAGGCTGTGTCCCAAGCAAAAAGAGACAACCTTCCTCTGCCGAAGGCTCTGCCGCTGCCACTGCCACTGCCACTACCGCCACCAACAACGCACCCATCGAAGCCGATGAAGAAACCCACGAAACTGCCAGTGTTGCTGTGAATTCTACGAATGCGCAATCAGTTACCGCCACTTTAAAAATCTTTATTGTTTACTACTCCATGTATGGTCACGTGGAGAAACTGGCCAAGCGGATGAAGAAAGGAGTCGACGGTGTGGAGGGTGTAGAGGCGGTTCTTTATCGGGTTCCCGAGACTCTCCCGGCTGATGTGCTGGACCATATGAAGGCGCCGTCGAAAAACCCCGAGGTTCCAGAGATTAAAGCGGCGGAATTGGCGGAGGCGGATGGGGTTCTGTTTGGGTTTCCGACGAGGTTTGGCTGTATGGCGGCTCAGATGAAGGCGTTTTTCGATTCCAGTGGACAGCTTTGGAAGGAGCAGACTCTGGCCGGGAAGCCAGCTGGGTTCTTTGTTAGTACTGGAACTCAAGGAGGCGGCCAAGAGGCCACCGC TTGGACGGCAATAACCCAGTTGGCTCACCATGGAATGCTGTTTGTTCCTATTGGCTACACTTTTGGAGCTGGTATGTTCAAGATGGATTCCATACGAGGAGGTTCTCCGTACGGTGCTGGAGTTTATGCGGGTGATGGCACAAGAGAGCCAACTGAAACTGAGCTTGGGCTTGCAGAGCATCAGGGAAAGTACATGGCTGGTGTGGTCAAGAGGCTTTGTCAAGCTTGA